A region of Zeugodacus cucurbitae isolate PBARC_wt_2022May chromosome 5, idZeuCucr1.2, whole genome shotgun sequence DNA encodes the following proteins:
- the LOC105212007 gene encoding cAMP-specific 3',5'-cyclic phosphodiesterase isoform X9: MRSFDVENGQGARSPLEGGSPSAGLVLQNLPQRRESFLYRSDSDFEMSPKSMSRNSSIASERFKEQEASILIDRSHGEDLIVTPFAQILASLRSVRNNLLSLTNVQASNKSRRPTQSSSVGRASTAGVQLVQGDESYTRLATDTIEELDWCLDQLETIQTHRSVSDMASLKFKRMLNKELSHFSESSRSGNQISEYICSTFLDKQQELDLPSMRGDDNPDQHNMLTQHQRCRSPRGPPMSQISGVKRPLSHTNSFTGERLPTFGVETVHENALGTLLGDVDTWGIDIFKIGDLSANRPLTCVAYTIFQSRELLTSLMIPPKTFLNFMTTLEDHYVKDNPFHNSLHAADVTQSTNVLLNTPALEGVFTSLEVGGALFAACIHDVDHPGLTNQFLVNSSSELALMYNDESVLENHHLAVAFKLLQNQGCDIFCNMQKKQRQTLRKMVIDIVLSTDMSKHMSLLADLKTMVETKKVAGSGVLLLDNYTDRIQVLENLVHCADLSNPTKPLPLYKRWVSLLMEEFFLQGDKERESGMDISPMCDRHNATIEKSQVGFIDYIVHPLWETWADLVHPDAQDILDTLEENRDYYQSMIPPSPPPSAADDQPSDDKIRFQVTLEESDQENLAELEECDESEHNKPEAATVTTASGSENQSHHGGM; the protein is encoded by the exons GTTTAAAGAGCAGGAGGCCTCTATCCTGATTGACCGATC CCATGGTGAGGATCTTATTGTGACACCATTTGCCCAAATTTTGGCCAGCTTGCGTTCGGTGCGCAACAATCTATTAAGTCTGACAAATGTACAAGCATCCAACAA ATCCAGGCGCCCAACACAATCGTCCAGCGTGGGACGTGCATCCACAGCCGGCGTACAATTGGTCCAAGGCGATGAATCCTACACACGTTTGGCTACAGACACAATCGAGGAGTTGGACTGGTGTTTGGACCAACTGGAGACCATACAGACACATCGCAGTGTATCGGACATGGCATCGCTCAAG TTCAAGCGTATGCTCAATAAAGAATTATCACACTTCAGCGAGTCGAGCAGATCTGGCAATCAAATATCGGAGTATATTTGTTCCACATTTTTGG ACAAACAACAAGAATTGGACCTGCCCTCGATGCGTGGCGACGATAACCCTGACCAACACAATATGCTTACCCAGCATCAGCGTTGCCGTTCGCCACGTGGTCCGCCCATGTCACAGATATCGGGCGTGAAACGACCACTCTCCCATACGAACTCTTTCACCGGCGAACGTCTGCCCACATTCGGTGTGGAGACGGTGCACGAGAATGCGCTCGGCACACTGCTCGGCGACGTCGACACATGGGGCATTGACATATTCAAGATTGGCGATTTGAGCGCCAATCGTCCGCTCACCTGTGTGGCATACACCATATTTCAG AGTAGAGAACTACTGACCAGTCTTATGATACCACCGAaaacttttcttaattttatgacTACTCTGGAGGATCATTATGTTAAAGACAATCCGTTTCACAATTCACTGCATGCGGCCGATGTGACACAAAGTACAAATGTACTGCTCAATACACCAGCGCTGGAGGGCGTATTCACATCGTTGGAAGTGGGCGGAGCATTGTTTGCTGCTTGTATACACGATGTTGATCATCCTGGTTTAACGAATcaatttttagttaattcaA GTTCCGAATTAGCCTTAATGTATAATGACGAATCTGTTTTGGAAAATCATCATTTAGCAGTTGcctttaaattattacaaaatcaaGGATGTGATATATTCTGTAATATGCAAAA GAAACAACGCCAAACATTAAGGAAGATGGTTATCGATATTGTCCTTTCAACGGACATGTCAAAACACATGAGCTTGCTGGCCGATTTAAAGACTATGGTCGAGACGAAAAAGGTCGCCGGCTCCGGTGTGCTATTGCTGGACAACTACACCGATCGCATACAG GTGCTCGAAAATCTGGTACATTGTGCCGATTTAAGTAATCCAACCAAACCGTTGCCATTGTACAAACGCTGGGTCAGCCTACTTATGGAGGAGTTCTTTTTGCAGGGCGATAAAGAACGTGAATCGGGCATGGACATTAGTCCCATGTGTGATCGTCATAATGCCACAATCGAAAAATCGCAGGTCGGATTTATCGATTATATTGTGCATCCATTGTGGGAGACATGGGCCGATCTGGTGCATCCCGATGCACAGGATATACTTGATACGCTTGAAGAGAATAGAGACTATTATCAGAGTATGATAccaccatcaccaccaccatCGGCGGCCGACGATCAACCCTCCGACGATAAGATACGATTTCAA GTAACACTTGAAGAGTCCGATCAAGAGAATCTAGCCGAACTGGAAGAGTGTGATGAAAGTGAGCATAACAAACCGGAAGCGGCCACTGTGACGACGGCGTCGGGGAGTGAGAATCAAAGCCATCACGGTGGAATGTGA
- the LOC105212007 gene encoding cAMP-specific 3',5'-cyclic phosphodiesterase isoform X10, giving the protein MLNKNSASSQSLPRVHSFFNMIPTVLQDDLALAIVNDPNNMFSIKSRSHGEDLIVTPFAQILASLRSVRNNLLSLTNVQASNKSRRPTQSSSVGRASTAGVQLVQGDESYTRLATDTIEELDWCLDQLETIQTHRSVSDMASLKFKRMLNKELSHFSESSRSGNQISEYICSTFLDKQQELDLPSMRGDDNPDQHNMLTQHQRCRSPRGPPMSQISGVKRPLSHTNSFTGERLPTFGVETVHENALGTLLGDVDTWGIDIFKIGDLSANRPLTCVAYTIFQSRELLTSLMIPPKTFLNFMTTLEDHYVKDNPFHNSLHAADVTQSTNVLLNTPALEGVFTSLEVGGALFAACIHDVDHPGLTNQFLVNSSSELALMYNDESVLENHHLAVAFKLLQNQGCDIFCNMQKKQRQTLRKMVIDIVLSTDMSKHMSLLADLKTMVETKKVAGSGVLLLDNYTDRIQVLENLVHCADLSNPTKPLPLYKRWVSLLMEEFFLQGDKERESGMDISPMCDRHNATIEKSQVGFIDYIVHPLWETWADLVHPDAQDILDTLEENRDYYQSMIPPSPPPSAADDQPSDDKIRFQVTLEESDQENLAELEECDESEHNKPEAATVTTASGSENQSHHGGM; this is encoded by the exons atgtTGAACAAAAATTCGGCGAGTTCGCAGTCGCTGCCGCGTGTGCACTCCTTCTTCAATATGATACCGACTGTGCTGCAAGACGACTTGGCCCTGGCCATAGTCAACGATCCCAACAATATGTTTTCGATAAAGTCACGcag CCATGGTGAGGATCTTATTGTGACACCATTTGCCCAAATTTTGGCCAGCTTGCGTTCGGTGCGCAACAATCTATTAAGTCTGACAAATGTACAAGCATCCAACAA ATCCAGGCGCCCAACACAATCGTCCAGCGTGGGACGTGCATCCACAGCCGGCGTACAATTGGTCCAAGGCGATGAATCCTACACACGTTTGGCTACAGACACAATCGAGGAGTTGGACTGGTGTTTGGACCAACTGGAGACCATACAGACACATCGCAGTGTATCGGACATGGCATCGCTCAAG TTCAAGCGTATGCTCAATAAAGAATTATCACACTTCAGCGAGTCGAGCAGATCTGGCAATCAAATATCGGAGTATATTTGTTCCACATTTTTGG ACAAACAACAAGAATTGGACCTGCCCTCGATGCGTGGCGACGATAACCCTGACCAACACAATATGCTTACCCAGCATCAGCGTTGCCGTTCGCCACGTGGTCCGCCCATGTCACAGATATCGGGCGTGAAACGACCACTCTCCCATACGAACTCTTTCACCGGCGAACGTCTGCCCACATTCGGTGTGGAGACGGTGCACGAGAATGCGCTCGGCACACTGCTCGGCGACGTCGACACATGGGGCATTGACATATTCAAGATTGGCGATTTGAGCGCCAATCGTCCGCTCACCTGTGTGGCATACACCATATTTCAG AGTAGAGAACTACTGACCAGTCTTATGATACCACCGAaaacttttcttaattttatgacTACTCTGGAGGATCATTATGTTAAAGACAATCCGTTTCACAATTCACTGCATGCGGCCGATGTGACACAAAGTACAAATGTACTGCTCAATACACCAGCGCTGGAGGGCGTATTCACATCGTTGGAAGTGGGCGGAGCATTGTTTGCTGCTTGTATACACGATGTTGATCATCCTGGTTTAACGAATcaatttttagttaattcaA GTTCCGAATTAGCCTTAATGTATAATGACGAATCTGTTTTGGAAAATCATCATTTAGCAGTTGcctttaaattattacaaaatcaaGGATGTGATATATTCTGTAATATGCAAAA GAAACAACGCCAAACATTAAGGAAGATGGTTATCGATATTGTCCTTTCAACGGACATGTCAAAACACATGAGCTTGCTGGCCGATTTAAAGACTATGGTCGAGACGAAAAAGGTCGCCGGCTCCGGTGTGCTATTGCTGGACAACTACACCGATCGCATACAG GTGCTCGAAAATCTGGTACATTGTGCCGATTTAAGTAATCCAACCAAACCGTTGCCATTGTACAAACGCTGGGTCAGCCTACTTATGGAGGAGTTCTTTTTGCAGGGCGATAAAGAACGTGAATCGGGCATGGACATTAGTCCCATGTGTGATCGTCATAATGCCACAATCGAAAAATCGCAGGTCGGATTTATCGATTATATTGTGCATCCATTGTGGGAGACATGGGCCGATCTGGTGCATCCCGATGCACAGGATATACTTGATACGCTTGAAGAGAATAGAGACTATTATCAGAGTATGATAccaccatcaccaccaccatCGGCGGCCGACGATCAACCCTCCGACGATAAGATACGATTTCAA GTAACACTTGAAGAGTCCGATCAAGAGAATCTAGCCGAACTGGAAGAGTGTGATGAAAGTGAGCATAACAAACCGGAAGCGGCCACTGTGACGACGGCGTCGGGGAGTGAGAATCAAAGCCATCACGGTGGAATGTGA
- the LOC105212007 gene encoding cAMP-specific 3',5'-cyclic phosphodiesterase isoform X11: MLNKNSASSQSLPRVHSFFNMIPTVLQDDLALAIVNDPNNMFSIKSRSHGEDLIVTPFAQILASLRSVRNNLLSLTNVQASNKRPTQSSSVGRASTAGVQLVQGDESYTRLATDTIEELDWCLDQLETIQTHRSVSDMASLKFKRMLNKELSHFSESSRSGNQISEYICSTFLDKQQELDLPSMRGDDNPDQHNMLTQHQRCRSPRGPPMSQISGVKRPLSHTNSFTGERLPTFGVETVHENALGTLLGDVDTWGIDIFKIGDLSANRPLTCVAYTIFQSRELLTSLMIPPKTFLNFMTTLEDHYVKDNPFHNSLHAADVTQSTNVLLNTPALEGVFTSLEVGGALFAACIHDVDHPGLTNQFLVNSSSELALMYNDESVLENHHLAVAFKLLQNQGCDIFCNMQKKQRQTLRKMVIDIVLSTDMSKHMSLLADLKTMVETKKVAGSGVLLLDNYTDRIQVLENLVHCADLSNPTKPLPLYKRWVSLLMEEFFLQGDKERESGMDISPMCDRHNATIEKSQVGFIDYIVHPLWETWADLVHPDAQDILDTLEENRDYYQSMIPPSPPPSAADDQPSDDKIRFQVTLEESDQENLAELEECDESEHNKPEAATVTTASGSENQSHHGGM; this comes from the exons atgtTGAACAAAAATTCGGCGAGTTCGCAGTCGCTGCCGCGTGTGCACTCCTTCTTCAATATGATACCGACTGTGCTGCAAGACGACTTGGCCCTGGCCATAGTCAACGATCCCAACAATATGTTTTCGATAAAGTCACGcag CCATGGTGAGGATCTTATTGTGACACCATTTGCCCAAATTTTGGCCAGCTTGCGTTCGGTGCGCAACAATCTATTAAGTCTGACAAATGTACAAGCATCCAACAA GCGCCCAACACAATCGTCCAGCGTGGGACGTGCATCCACAGCCGGCGTACAATTGGTCCAAGGCGATGAATCCTACACACGTTTGGCTACAGACACAATCGAGGAGTTGGACTGGTGTTTGGACCAACTGGAGACCATACAGACACATCGCAGTGTATCGGACATGGCATCGCTCAAG TTCAAGCGTATGCTCAATAAAGAATTATCACACTTCAGCGAGTCGAGCAGATCTGGCAATCAAATATCGGAGTATATTTGTTCCACATTTTTGG ACAAACAACAAGAATTGGACCTGCCCTCGATGCGTGGCGACGATAACCCTGACCAACACAATATGCTTACCCAGCATCAGCGTTGCCGTTCGCCACGTGGTCCGCCCATGTCACAGATATCGGGCGTGAAACGACCACTCTCCCATACGAACTCTTTCACCGGCGAACGTCTGCCCACATTCGGTGTGGAGACGGTGCACGAGAATGCGCTCGGCACACTGCTCGGCGACGTCGACACATGGGGCATTGACATATTCAAGATTGGCGATTTGAGCGCCAATCGTCCGCTCACCTGTGTGGCATACACCATATTTCAG AGTAGAGAACTACTGACCAGTCTTATGATACCACCGAaaacttttcttaattttatgacTACTCTGGAGGATCATTATGTTAAAGACAATCCGTTTCACAATTCACTGCATGCGGCCGATGTGACACAAAGTACAAATGTACTGCTCAATACACCAGCGCTGGAGGGCGTATTCACATCGTTGGAAGTGGGCGGAGCATTGTTTGCTGCTTGTATACACGATGTTGATCATCCTGGTTTAACGAATcaatttttagttaattcaA GTTCCGAATTAGCCTTAATGTATAATGACGAATCTGTTTTGGAAAATCATCATTTAGCAGTTGcctttaaattattacaaaatcaaGGATGTGATATATTCTGTAATATGCAAAA GAAACAACGCCAAACATTAAGGAAGATGGTTATCGATATTGTCCTTTCAACGGACATGTCAAAACACATGAGCTTGCTGGCCGATTTAAAGACTATGGTCGAGACGAAAAAGGTCGCCGGCTCCGGTGTGCTATTGCTGGACAACTACACCGATCGCATACAG GTGCTCGAAAATCTGGTACATTGTGCCGATTTAAGTAATCCAACCAAACCGTTGCCATTGTACAAACGCTGGGTCAGCCTACTTATGGAGGAGTTCTTTTTGCAGGGCGATAAAGAACGTGAATCGGGCATGGACATTAGTCCCATGTGTGATCGTCATAATGCCACAATCGAAAAATCGCAGGTCGGATTTATCGATTATATTGTGCATCCATTGTGGGAGACATGGGCCGATCTGGTGCATCCCGATGCACAGGATATACTTGATACGCTTGAAGAGAATAGAGACTATTATCAGAGTATGATAccaccatcaccaccaccatCGGCGGCCGACGATCAACCCTCCGACGATAAGATACGATTTCAA GTAACACTTGAAGAGTCCGATCAAGAGAATCTAGCCGAACTGGAAGAGTGTGATGAAAGTGAGCATAACAAACCGGAAGCGGCCACTGTGACGACGGCGTCGGGGAGTGAGAATCAAAGCCATCACGGTGGAATGTGA